The DNA window ATCCTTCCCTTAATCACTTGATAGAACTCGAAGTACTGTTGCTATCCACTAAGATGACAATTCAGTTCAGAATTGTGCCATGTTGAAAGAGATAGGGAAACATTCCTCGGTCTGACCTAGTAAGATTGTTGGTGCAACTATGACAGTCACACTGGCAATCAAGATCAGGGGTGCGCATTCAGACATGAAGGTGACGCGCAAAATTAGCATCAGGTTTACAGAACGGGGTGCATGTCAGAAAGGGACTTTTGTTCAGTAAACAGGGGGAAGCTAAGAGACCTACTCACTTGTAATTCCTCCTCTGTAGATGCCATCTCATGGGCAATGAGACTTCAGTTGCATAGATCTCCCTGAAATGTGCTCCCATAATCTCTGTGACACCTCCATCCCCAGCTCCGAGGTCCAGGAGTCTCTCAGCCTTCCAGTCCGGGCTGATCTGGAGCAGTCGTTGGAACTGGTCCGCAGAGAACACAAACATAGATCCCCGACCCAGAAACCTGAGACAGGCAGCAAGTCAGAGGAAGACGGACTAAAGCTGAAACAGATATCGGTGTGTAACACTCACCCGTTGATAGAGGTACGTGACACCACAGGGCTGAGAACAGTTGATACAAAAGAGTGATAGAGCTGAGTGAACAGCCAGCTGGACTTCTCCGCGCTCCTCTTTAGAAAAGTCTTGGTGCTTGAGTCCAGATGGCTCTGGACAAACAGAGGTCGCAGGGAGTCTCCCAGCAGGTCAGGGGTGCACCGGTACCACTAAACAAAAAAGGAAGGCAGAAGAACAAATTTACGAAGTTATACACATTGATCCTGACATTCTCAATACCTTCTGTTCTCACGGCTTCAGCAAGGATCCAACCTATCGATGTCGTTTGTTGTTAAATTGGTCAGACCACTAATATGAACTTGCAGCAGATAGTTTATTAGTATTGATGCACTTctcaagcaaaaacacacaaaacattgcAGTCAAAATAGTCAAACAAGCTTTGAAGAAACCTCACTCAGATAATTTCATGTCtaccatgaaaactcacacttttattcatgtgctaacataactgcacaagggttttctaatcatcaatgagcctttcagcaccattagctaacacaatgtagcattagaacacaggagtgatggttgctggaaatgttcctctgtacccctacggAGATattcccttaaaaaaaaaaatcagccgtatccagctagaatagtcatttaccacattaacaatgtctgcactgtatttctgattaatttaatgttaccttcagTGAATAAATactgctttcctttcaaaaacaaggacatttctaagtgaccccaaacttttaaacagtagtgtagtTTCTCCACCAAAGGACACAAACGAGGTGGCGGTTGCACAAAGCCTTTATTAAATCAGCTCATTGTCACAGTAGCATGGACCCAGGGCCTGTCTTAAATGATTAGAggagaacaatttatttttttagaacttttttttttaaattgtgccCAGGGGACAAGCGATTATACCATTGatatatttaaattttgttttcaaacaaacttTGAAAATCAAAGAAACTTTGATTAGAAATGTAAATCGGGGTTATTGTAACTAACTCTTTTCTGTGAGctcctctttccttttctttatagcaaaaacacaatttccATCTACTAATTAGCTATTGCTTTACTTTTTTCACTATTAGCAGCGATGTTTgccatttattgttttgttatgtttttcaATTGCTGTAAAAATTCCTTTCAGAGACTATCAACACTTCTCAAACATCTTGCACTGTGCACATATCATAAATATGTCCATTTCACCGGTTTGTATTTCTTGTATATTTGAGTTTAACCCATTTGTATtctttgtattatttctgttattatatttttacctattttaacattttgtatttataaaGCCTGGTAGACAGTAACTGCATTTAACTGCTatactgtatgtgcatgtgATGAATAAAAACATCTAATCTAAACATATACGCTTAAGACTAAGTATGATTAGGATTTAGTCTGTGTGACATTGTTGAATCTGACCATTTCGAAGCAGAACCAGAATGTGAGGATGACAAAAGCCACTCAGTGAATGCTATGATGGTAAAAGTGTTAACATTTAAGATAACAATCCAGGTCATGCCTTCTtatatcgttttttttttttagatacttACCTCACAGATAGTTTCACACCAAAACCCATTGACTTTTTTCTGAAGTCTAACCTGTATAGTTTTATTCAGATTTCATACCTCTTGTGTCTCAGCTGCAGATGCTTCGGTCTCAGTCACCATGTTCAGAAAAAGAGACCGGACCAACGGACTGCGGACGTACTTCCCCGTCCACATCCTCCGGACGGACAGCAGAAATGCGATGTAGCCCACCACCCAGGCTACAAAAATCAATGTCCTCAGCTGTAGATGACACATAATGAACAAGAGACTCTGAGCAGTAGAGCTGATAGACAGCAGCTGCCTCCAAGCAGAGGAGACCGACAGAGTGGCCTGAGAGATGTGGTTAATATTAGATGATGATACAGAAGGTAAAGGTAGCCAATTGTAAACTAACACGCTGGGGCATGTCCTCGCTCCCAagacaacaaatacacaaacctGAGCAGGGTGCGGTGGATATAAGAAAGCCGCTGCTATTTACTATCCATCTTAGTCCCATGAAACAAGTGTCTGcttgtttgttcaaaatatcaAGCTGTTCCCTCAGCTGTGCAGGGATCTGCCCAttataacaacaaaaagacacttcCGCATTGTTCGCACTTCCTGAGTAACCGCAAAATGTGTCCCCGGAACACCTTTCCCTTAATTACCGCAcgaatatagaaaaaaaacatggcatATATTTCATTTCATGCATTTTGAACAAGGTACattcgagaaaaaaaaaatatgagcatATGAATGTATTTGTAAAAGCAATTATAGCATAAATGTGCCAACTAAAGTAACTGACCAAGGTACGTGTACCACATCTTTTCTTATGTTTGAATGATCAAATGAATTCAGAACCAATAATGAGACCAGAGCAGATAAACAAGTACATGCAAACATGGATTTCTGACCACTCATGTCACAATcttgatttctgatcatcatcagtcaaatgtaaaactttttaagtCATATTCTTTAACTGAACTCATCATTTAGATGTTTTGTGTCCTAATCTGACTAAGCAAGTCAAAAGTTTGGCATTTTACAttataatttagattttttccaaCTTAGAGTCTTATCTTTTTCCCTTATATTGTTAACGTGTCATTTCGATATTTTTATTCTATAGTTTTGCTATAGCCCACGATATAATATCAcataattttgactttttatttcaaaatttaGCTCATCATTTAAGTTTTTCCTCATATTTTAAATTGAACTTCTATCCTGTAAATTTGGCTTGACTTCCCAGTTTTGACTTTCCAGTTTTGAAGTCATCAACGCTGTCAAACCCACCATACCACCCATCACTCATGTCCAATTAAGTAAAAGTTACAAAAGgagaacacaaaaaaataataaaaaacttatattttttatttaggttataaaaacaattcaaattttggactTATTAGACCAATTGTTTTTGTCCGTCATCTCATAATTTTGATGAACTCACGATTGGGGGATTTTTGGTCCGCTTCTTATCATGTAAACTTATCTTGACTTAAAATTTAAACTTTTGATGTCAAAACTGACTCATTTGATCTATCTTCAGCTCAGAATTTTGTCCGTAAATTTCATAATGAAGAAGACATTTATGTCATAATTTTGAATGGactcattatttaattttttgtcatcatAATTAGCCTCATGACTCATTTGTCTCAAACTTTTAccactttattttgtttatttacatcatAATTTTGATGTTCAATCCAAAATTTGGAAGTCAGAATTTTTAGTCATATGTTTTAGCCCTTAATTTTTTCTTTGCACCTGCAAAGAAAAGGAGGGTGTGGTTAATGGAGATGAAAACaggtcattttcatgtttt is part of the Acanthochromis polyacanthus isolate Apoly-LR-REF ecotype Palm Island chromosome 19, KAUST_Apoly_ChrSc, whole genome shotgun sequence genome and encodes:
- the mettl9 gene encoding methyltransferase-like protein 9 isoform X2, producing the protein MWTGKYVRSPLVRSLFLNMVTETEASAAETQEWYRCTPDLLGDSLRPLFVQSHLDSSTKTFLKRSAEKSSWLFTQLYHSFVSTVLSPVVSRTSINGFLGRGSMFVFSADQFQRLLQISPDWKAERLLDLGAGDGGVTEIMGAHFREIYATEVSLPMRWHLQRRNYKLLGIDEWQQTGFQYDVISCLNLLDRCNDPLHLLRDIRQTLVPKTGRLILAAVLPFQPYVEVGGRWERPKEHLKIKGKTWEEQVTNLSNEVFRRAGFEVEAVTRLPYLCEGDMYSDYYVLDDAVFVLKALDDTEESAH
- the mettl9 gene encoding methyltransferase-like protein 9 isoform X1; this translates as MCHLQLRTLIFVAWVVGYIAFLLSVRRMWTGKYVRSPLVRSLFLNMVTETEASAAETQEWYRCTPDLLGDSLRPLFVQSHLDSSTKTFLKRSAEKSSWLFTQLYHSFVSTVLSPVVSRTSINGFLGRGSMFVFSADQFQRLLQISPDWKAERLLDLGAGDGGVTEIMGAHFREIYATEVSLPMRWHLQRRNYKLLGIDEWQQTGFQYDVISCLNLLDRCNDPLHLLRDIRQTLVPKTGRLILAAVLPFQPYVEVGGRWERPKEHLKIKGKTWEEQVTNLSNEVFRRAGFEVEAVTRLPYLCEGDMYSDYYVLDDAVFVLKALDDTEESAH